Proteins encoded together in one Lysinibacillus sp. FSL K6-0232 window:
- a CDS encoding S-layer homology domain-containing protein has product MKNILKVACLLVLLVVFLPKEAQAASFRDLTDETLSTEIDYLVEQGIIEGYPNNIFKPNDYVTRAQVAVMLTRALGLNTVEIENPNYRDVPTTHKYYKEIAAVQNAGIFKAAPNFKPNATLSRGEMAIVLQRAFQLKGNDSHYYFTDVTKQTPGYQAILVVAHNHIVKGYSDRSFKPNQPLTRAHFSAFLARAMTLAKPNLAKDRRFIYTYNYYSLGDHKRHTLNYEYDHFDGKNDVWTVIDANTGKRVYDELLYNGIDVYGEALVTDDDYASHYDLYIQTPLRIGVIEHEDEPKVTMGSRITVKSTNDTVQAGEVQYTGAIAFEITSIYTDGVDTYYYVDNVGLVKMLHNDKVVYELLDRTLK; this is encoded by the coding sequence ATGAAGAATATTTTGAAGGTGGCTTGTTTGCTTGTACTACTGGTTGTTTTTCTACCAAAGGAAGCACAGGCAGCAAGTTTTCGAGATTTAACAGATGAAACATTGTCGACAGAAATTGACTATTTAGTGGAGCAAGGTATTATAGAGGGCTATCCAAATAATATATTTAAGCCAAATGACTATGTCACGAGAGCACAGGTTGCGGTTATGTTAACACGTGCATTAGGGTTAAATACAGTGGAGATAGAAAATCCAAATTATCGGGATGTACCAACTACTCATAAATATTATAAAGAAATTGCGGCAGTACAAAATGCGGGCATTTTTAAAGCAGCTCCAAATTTTAAACCGAATGCAACACTTTCGAGAGGAGAAATGGCGATTGTATTGCAAAGAGCCTTTCAGTTAAAGGGGAATGACTCGCATTATTATTTTACAGATGTGACGAAGCAGACGCCAGGCTATCAGGCGATTTTAGTAGTCGCTCATAATCATATCGTCAAGGGCTATAGTGATAGGTCATTTAAACCAAATCAACCGTTAACACGTGCGCATTTTTCAGCCTTTTTAGCGCGAGCGATGACGCTGGCGAAGCCAAACCTAGCAAAAGATCGTCGCTTTATTTACACGTATAATTACTATTCGCTAGGTGATCATAAACGCCATACGTTAAATTATGAATACGATCATTTTGATGGCAAAAATGATGTTTGGACAGTTATTGATGCAAATACGGGAAAACGCGTTTATGATGAGCTTTTATATAATGGTATTGACGTATATGGTGAAGCTTTGGTTACTGATGATGATTATGCTTCACATTATGATTTATACATTCAAACACCACTTAGAATAGGGGTTATTGAACATGAGGATGAACCGAAAGTTACTATGGGTTCACGCATAACGGTTAAATCAACGAATGATACAGTGCAAGCTGGTGAAGTGCAATATACAGGTGCAATCGCTTTTGAAATAACATCAATTTATACGGATGGTGTGGATACTTATTATTATGTAGATAATGTCGGTTTAGTGAAGATGCTACATAATGACAAGGTCGTTTATGAGCTGCTTGATCGCACGCTAAAGTAA
- a CDS encoding ABC transporter ATP-binding protein codes for MTLFAMDNVRKTFKNGEVEEEILKGINLTLKQGEITALVGASGSGKSTLLTIAAGLQSATDGQVLFEDQNLTAMNAEQMRKLRASKFGFVFQFSYLVPFLTVEEQLLLMLDIAESPLNKHQQKSEVHRLLQLVGMSHRTAAYPAVLSGGEKQRVAIARAIIHQPKILFADEPTASLDSQRSIEIMLLLRELTATLQITTLMVTHDEEMLAYADRIIKISDGAVLSNSLY; via the coding sequence ATGACATTATTTGCAATGGATAATGTAAGAAAAACATTTAAAAATGGTGAAGTTGAGGAGGAAATTTTAAAGGGCATTAACCTTACTTTAAAACAAGGAGAAATTACAGCATTAGTGGGTGCATCAGGTTCAGGAAAAAGCACGCTTTTAACAATAGCTGCTGGGCTACAATCCGCAACAGATGGGCAAGTGTTATTTGAAGATCAAAATCTTACAGCAATGAATGCGGAGCAGATGCGAAAATTACGTGCCAGCAAATTTGGCTTTGTGTTTCAGTTTTCCTATCTTGTGCCATTTCTGACAGTGGAGGAGCAGCTACTATTAATGCTAGATATTGCCGAATCACCATTAAACAAGCATCAACAAAAATCAGAAGTACATCGCCTTTTGCAATTAGTAGGCATGTCACATCGCACAGCAGCATATCCTGCTGTATTATCGGGTGGTGAAAAGCAGCGTGTTGCTATTGCACGTGCTATTATACATCAACCCAAAATATTATTTGCAGATGAGCCAACAGCCAGCTTAGATTCACAGCGTTCTATAGAAATTATGTTATTGCTAAGAGAATTAACAGCAACATTACAAATTACAACACTAATGGTGACGCATGACGAAGAAATGTTAGCTTATGCAGATCGTATTATTAAAATAAGTGATGGTGCTGTATTATCAAATAGCCTATACTAG
- a CDS encoding ABC transporter permease: MNLAWKDIKKNKIRFLILGSIIFLVSFLTFIISGLANGLSQDNAAFIKDLPKGQFYMTDDADDTFSLSKIDQELQREIISKEQEAVAFSIQMGFLNNEDDKQQSVAFVTSTESPFFQHVQQNEIFLDSSLRDKGIQVGEIVTSQQYSGQFIVKGFIEQKKYSHAPVAYISKEAYEEMYRVQEMQLIYLPNSKSKEFQGLQAYSNKEFLHTIPSYSAEQLSLNMIIWFLVVISGMLFAIFFYMMNVQKIGLYGILKAIGLKTSKLFKMIWMQMMIITVISLVLSSSLSQLFSIISPKGMPFTLTIGTTFQLSLVFLIIGFIGATLSGLQIKKIEPLQAIKQGEA, from the coding sequence ATGAATCTTGCTTGGAAAGACATTAAGAAGAATAAAATACGGTTTTTAATTTTAGGCTCCATTATTTTCTTAGTTAGTTTTTTAACATTTATTATTTCAGGTTTGGCAAATGGTCTGTCACAAGATAATGCAGCTTTTATTAAAGATTTACCGAAGGGGCAATTTTATATGACTGATGATGCAGATGACACATTTAGCCTGTCAAAAATTGATCAGGAACTTCAACGGGAAATTATTAGTAAGGAACAAGAGGCAGTAGCTTTTTCAATTCAAATGGGCTTTTTAAACAATGAAGATGATAAACAGCAAAGTGTTGCTTTTGTAACCTCTACAGAATCACCATTCTTTCAGCATGTACAGCAAAATGAAATATTTTTAGATAGCTCATTACGGGATAAAGGCATTCAAGTTGGAGAAATAGTAACAAGTCAGCAATATAGTGGTCAATTTATTGTAAAAGGTTTTATTGAGCAAAAGAAATATAGCCATGCGCCTGTTGCTTATATAAGTAAAGAGGCATATGAAGAAATGTATCGTGTACAAGAGATGCAATTGATTTATTTACCAAACAGCAAATCTAAAGAATTTCAAGGGTTACAAGCGTATAGCAATAAAGAATTTCTTCACACAATTCCAAGCTATAGTGCGGAACAGCTATCGTTAAATATGATTATATGGTTTTTAGTAGTAATTAGCGGTATGCTATTTGCAATTTTCTTCTATATGATGAATGTACAAAAAATTGGTTTGTATGGCATTTTAAAAGCAATTGGTTTAAAGACAAGTAAATTATTTAAAATGATTTGGATGCAGATGATGATTATTACAGTTATTTCACTAGTGCTATCGAGTAGTTTGAGTCAACTATTCAGTATTATTTCCCCAAAAGGAATGCCATTTACATTAACAATTGGCACAACGTTTCAATTATCACTCGTGTTTTTAATAATCGGCTTTATTGGAGCTACACTGTCAGGGTTGCAAATTAAAAAGATTGAACCATTACAAGCAATAAAGCAAGGGGAGGCTTAA
- a CDS encoding IS1182 family transposase, producing MISKQETFNLSPYMALYDLIIPKDNMLRQINELVDFSFILDELKSKYCLVNGRNAIPPIRMFKYLLLKAIHDLSDADLIERSKFDMSFKYFLDMAPEEEVIDPSSLTKFRRLRLQDMNLLDLLIQKTVEIALEKGLLLSKMVIVDATHTKARYNQKTPKEFLQEKSKNVRKAVYQLDENMVGKFPEKPASNEVTEELDYCRQVVEAVETQSKVAQIPAVKEKLNVLKEVIDDYENHLSYSNDPDARVGHKSADSSFFGFKTHIAMSDERIITAAVVTTGEKSDGHYLQELVEKSRTAGMEIDTVIGDAAYSWKENLVYAKSEQFQLISKLNPVITNGSGQRKIEFDYNKDAGMFVCPAGHMATHKRRTGRKTLNQSLTFHFDIEKCKVCPMREGCYKEGAKSKTYSVTIQSDTHQEQAAFQETAEFKALASKRYKIEAKNSELKNPHGFKTAKSAGLFGMEIQGATTIFAVNLKRILKLLSEKE from the coding sequence ATGATTTCTAAACAGGAAACATTCAATTTAAGCCCGTACATGGCGTTGTACGATTTAATTATTCCAAAGGACAATATGCTTCGCCAAATCAATGAACTTGTGGATTTCTCATTTATTCTAGACGAACTAAAATCGAAATACTGTTTAGTTAATGGCCGTAACGCGATTCCACCGATTCGCATGTTTAAATATTTACTGTTAAAAGCGATTCATGACCTGTCGGATGCCGACCTTATCGAACGTTCAAAATTCGATATGTCCTTTAAATATTTTTTAGATATGGCACCAGAAGAGGAAGTGATCGACCCCAGTTCCCTGACAAAATTCCGTCGACTCCGTCTTCAAGATATGAATTTATTAGATTTACTGATTCAGAAAACTGTTGAAATTGCTTTAGAGAAAGGACTACTCCTTAGTAAAATGGTGATTGTCGACGCTACCCATACAAAAGCGCGATATAACCAGAAAACGCCCAAAGAATTTTTACAGGAAAAATCCAAAAATGTACGTAAAGCCGTGTATCAACTAGACGAAAACATGGTCGGAAAATTCCCTGAGAAGCCTGCGTCAAATGAAGTCACAGAAGAATTAGATTACTGTCGTCAAGTAGTTGAAGCAGTCGAAACACAATCAAAGGTTGCACAAATCCCGGCTGTGAAAGAAAAATTAAATGTTTTAAAAGAAGTGATAGATGATTATGAGAATCATTTAAGCTATTCAAATGATCCGGATGCACGTGTTGGCCATAAGTCAGCAGATTCTTCTTTCTTTGGTTTTAAAACGCATATTGCGATGAGTGATGAACGTATTATTACAGCAGCGGTTGTGACGACGGGTGAAAAAAGTGATGGGCACTATTTACAAGAGTTGGTAGAGAAAAGTAGAACTGCCGGCATGGAAATTGACACGGTGATTGGTGATGCCGCCTATTCCTGGAAAGAGAATTTAGTGTATGCAAAATCGGAGCAGTTTCAGTTAATTTCAAAGTTAAATCCAGTAATCACAAATGGCAGCGGACAACGGAAAATTGAATTTGATTATAACAAGGATGCGGGTATGTTTGTTTGTCCAGCGGGGCACATGGCAACTCACAAAAGACGTACGGGCAGGAAAACCCTGAATCAAAGTTTAACGTTTCATTTTGATATTGAAAAATGTAAAGTTTGCCCGATGCGAGAGGGCTGTTATAAGGAAGGGGCGAAAAGTAAAACGTATAGTGTAACGATTCAATCCGATACACATCAAGAACAAGCAGCATTCCAGGAAACAGCCGAATTCAAAGCACTTGCCAGCAAACGCTATAAAATCGAAGCGAAAAATAGTGAATTAAAGAACCCACACGGCTTTAAAACAGCAAAATCGGCGGGTTTATTTGGCATGGAAATTCAAGGAGCCACGACGATCTTTGCGGTCAATCTGAAACGGATACTCAAACTACTGAGTGAAAAAGAGTAG
- a CDS encoding catalase, with product MDDKNAHDQTNNQSWQGGSHSSRYSQTVGERGPILEQDTMLHEKNETFIHETILERPLHVKGFGAFGYFETFNSMAAYTKLCFLQQPGQKVPVAVRFSLAASNKGTPDTSRNVRGFSTKFYTEQGIFDLICNHLPVFTVRDPMRFVETVSAFNPSPVNNLMDPNRFWSFYANNPEATHFVLQLYSDLGTIKSLRHIPGYSVSTYVWKNEQGARTYVKYNWIPLAGVQYIDSQEAARLACENPDYAGKDLYDTIAQGVPVEYGLYVQLMNPQDEASLPFDPLDDTKVWDAQQYPLLPVGKMVLNQNPNNYKEQVEKLAFSPSNMLEGVEFSFDRVLQGRSNIYTDSQRYRLGPNFRSIPINHQANWKPSDEVTSSMGSYVAGRLERTAPPKGDDFTQPGQFYNSLAPVLQEHLVHNIASDLGAASPKLQQIVLGYLTQASPELGERVARQIGTKGKR from the coding sequence ATGGACGACAAGAACGCTCATGATCAGACGAACAATCAAAGTTGGCAAGGCGGCTCACATTCGTCGCGCTACTCGCAGACGGTAGGGGAGCGTGGTCCGATTCTGGAACAAGATACCATGCTACATGAAAAAAATGAAACCTTTATCCATGAAACAATTTTAGAGCGCCCCTTGCATGTGAAAGGCTTTGGAGCCTTTGGCTATTTCGAAACATTTAACTCGATGGCAGCCTATACAAAGCTTTGTTTTTTGCAGCAGCCAGGTCAGAAAGTTCCTGTTGCCGTCCGATTCTCACTGGCGGCAAGCAACAAGGGAACGCCAGACACTTCACGCAATGTGCGGGGCTTCTCGACTAAATTTTATACCGAGCAAGGTATCTTCGACTTAATATGCAACCATCTTCCCGTGTTTACGGTGCGTGACCCAATGCGGTTTGTAGAAACCGTCAGCGCCTTCAACCCATCGCCTGTCAACAACTTGATGGATCCCAATCGGTTCTGGAGCTTCTATGCGAACAATCCCGAGGCGACGCATTTCGTGCTGCAACTGTACTCCGATCTAGGGACGATCAAGAGCCTCCGCCACATTCCGGGTTACAGCGTAAGTACCTATGTTTGGAAGAATGAGCAGGGAGCTCGTACTTATGTAAAATACAACTGGATTCCGCTAGCCGGCGTGCAATATATCGATAGTCAGGAGGCAGCGCGACTTGCCTGCGAAAATCCAGATTACGCTGGTAAGGATCTCTATGACACAATTGCTCAAGGAGTACCAGTCGAATATGGGTTGTACGTACAGCTTATGAATCCACAAGACGAAGCCTCACTGCCATTCGATCCGCTAGACGATACAAAGGTATGGGATGCACAGCAGTACCCGCTGCTACCAGTCGGCAAGATGGTATTGAACCAAAATCCCAATAATTATAAAGAACAGGTGGAAAAGCTGGCCTTTTCCCCGTCTAATATGCTGGAGGGCGTCGAGTTTTCCTTCGATAGAGTGCTTCAAGGTCGTTCCAATATCTATACGGATTCACAACGTTATCGATTAGGACCGAATTTCCGTAGCATACCGATCAACCATCAGGCGAACTGGAAGCCATCAGACGAGGTAACGAGCAGCATGGGCAGCTATGTGGCAGGCCGGCTCGAACGCACTGCACCTCCAAAAGGTGATGATTTCACGCAGCCAGGGCAATTTTACAACTCGCTAGCGCCTGTGCTTCAGGAGCATTTAGTCCACAACATTGCCTCTGATCTTGGGGCTGCCTCTCCAAAGCTGCAACAGATTGTGTTAGGTTATCTAACCCAAGCAAGCCCAGAGCTGGGAGAACGTGTTGCCCGACAAATTGGGACTAAAGGAAAGAGGTAG